A segment of the Amblyomma americanum isolate KBUSLIRL-KWMA chromosome 6, ASM5285725v1, whole genome shotgun sequence genome:
attataattgtttttggggaaaggaaatggcacagtatctgtctcagatatcgttggacacctgaactgagccgtaagggaagggataaaagagggagtgaaagaagaaaggaaggaagaggtgccgtagtggagggctccggaataatttcgaccacctggggatctttaacgtgcactgacatcgcacagcacacgggcgccttggcgtttttcctccataaaaacgcagccgccgcggtcgggttcgaacccgggaactccggatcagtagccgagcgccctaaccactgagccaccgcggcgggtaaagaagTTATTGCAGCTCTTTGTACATGGTACGTGAGCACTAAAATTACTTGTTTACTTGTTACTTTGTTACTTGTTTACTTTTTAGTAAATTAAATTTACTAAAGGGAAAGATATATTCCGCTTTAATTTTAATTCCTGTTTCAAAATCTCAAAGAAAGCACACTACAATCGCCTCGCCAGTGACGGTGCCAAGGGTAAGCGAGAGGTGGCGGCCACCACACCACAAATTTGCTTGACCACATTTCAAATTTGCCTACCGTTTCAGGAGGAATGTAATTGAAAGAAAAGGGGCACATGTACAACCCTCACTTACCATGTGACACCACTTTTATGATTATGATATGGcctttatgattaaaaagaaggtGCTTACATGCATTAGTGATATAGCTGTAGCTCTGCGACATAATGAATTTGCTATCTTGAAGCGTTTTTATGAAGACCTGCACCGCCAAgaattctctcttcctttccggcGTCCGACTGCCAAACCTTGGTGGGGCTGTTGTTGTGGCCTTTAttattgtgtttgttttttgttattttatttttgttttgcttttacgTTTAAGGTTTATACTGCTTTTGCGTCGAAtgcatgacactgcttttgctactaTTTAGTGACACTGCTATTGCtaagattttgtttggtttatctttctGTTATAACCTAGTGCTTTGTGTAATCTTTAAATAAGCTAGGGCTTTAAGCGAATTGTATATAAGCCTTCTGCGTTTTGTTTGTAATCCTGTAATTTGCATATTACTGGTTACTCGGTTGTGAGTGATAGAGCGGTGGCACATATGGTAAATGAGGGTTATAaatgtgccccttttcttccaataaacagttggtagtgtgagcatgtgctatctttttcttccttgcgtTGTCTTCATTGCGACgcagttttttcagtcatgcaccCCACAGGCTGTCATTCTAAAGTGACAGCGCACGTCTGCGTGAAGCACTCTGTGCAACTCGCAGAcatcaagctgaacgaaacaattcccagcactgtttgatgggcgtgtttgtcttactcatgtgctaaaagcacagatcggagcatggagagtaacgtcgggtgtgctctaaacgcgcattcaaaattggcgctgCAAGACGGCGCTGCGGAAACttgagtttcggtttcggttggcttttttttttttgcttacaagGCTTGTTTGCACAAAGACAAACTATGattcaaaataaaataaaaaaataaaaaattgcttGTTCAGCGGTAATTGAACCCTAGTCTTCCGCGTGTGAAGCAAGTTCACTAACTACTACGCTACGCAGCGGGCGGGTTCTGCCTCATCTAAAAAGGCTTCTAGGGATagataacgttcgcagcgatcctaTCGGAAATTACCCTTTTTTTGCCtcaattttgatacacaggcggcataggcgtttgacactATCTACCAGAGCTAAacagccagcaattttttttcagaagcaCTCTGAGAGGGTACAAATGTGGGAAACACGGCTCGTTTACACGATGTCTTTATGCAGGGCGTGACTGGTTGGATAACTGCAGAAGAAAAAGATAACGAAACCGACACTGTAGGCCAGTAGCTATTTAGGCGCGATAATGCAATCTTTTCATTCAGTGACTTGAAGCAAAAGATATAAAGACATAGATGCATAAAGTATCTACCTTTGATTTAGTTTAGCTGCAACAGGTAAAGCACTGAATAGAAAATCGTTTTATTTTGTGATCAGTACGCACTACGTTCGCCAGGAGGATACGAAAGTAAAACCGCAACATGGCTGCGCTCACAAGCGAGCTGCTTAGTTGATGCGGACGGTTATTGCATGAATTGTATTTTGAAGAGGGTGTCCGCGCGTTTTTCTGTGATAGTTCGTTCATATTCAGCAATGGCTTCAGAGAAACGCATTAAGGCAGCTCTTATTGATTTGAGTGGCACGCTACATGTTGAAGACAACATCATTCCAGGGGCCGCCGGGGCTCTCGAGAGGTGAGCCGGTGCAGTGAAATTACTCCGATGCAGTCGTTAAACACTTTCTTCTACCGCAGGCTGCGCAAGGCTGGAATTAAGATCAAGTTTGTGACAAACACCACTAAGGAATCGCGGCGCCTACTGCACGAGCGGTTGGTTAGTTTAGGCTTCAAGATTTCTTTGGACGAAATTTTCTCGTCCTTGACTGCTGCGAGGGCCTTCATAGAAATCCGCAAACTCAGGCCCCACCTCATGGTGGCCGATGCTGCTGTCGAGGAATTTCAAGGTATGAGAAGTTGCCTTGTAACACATACATCCTATCGTGCCTCCTCACCATCAGTCGTCACCAATCAGTTAGGCTTGCAGTTATAGTGGCCAGCAAACCGGACACAACGATTTACCTGTCAATTAGCTAAACGTAGTCAGAAGACATGTGTATCACATTAGATCGGAATATCTCTAGTGATCGCACTGTGCAGGTACCACTGGTCATGTTGCAGTTCATTACTGTGCGAGCTCCTAGTTAATCGTAAGGTAAAGAAGGGGACAACGCGAGGTCTGTATGTGCAGGTGCGGTCGAAGTATTGCGGAGCACATCTTCGGCATTTGAAAATTTCTCACGTGTTCTGTAGAGGAGATATGACGGTTTCTTGGGTTCATACGGGAGCGTACCAGCAGCATGTGCTAAGGACTTGCAAACTTTTTCTAGGTAAAGCGAAACAAGGGTTTTGTCACCAAAGCGTGCTCCGTAAAAGTGTGGCCGGGACTGCACGTCCCGTTTCTGTAATAATTTCCATGAACCAACTAACTCAACTTAACACGCACTGCCGAGCTTAGTTTAgtttaaagtgaaaaaaaaaattagctctgAAGTCTTCGTAGGAGGTGAGATATCAAAGTTATTCTCTTTTTAAGGGCTGGATACGAAGCAACCCAATGCAGTTCTCGTTGGATTGGCACCAGAAAAGTTTGACTACAGTCCCATGAATGAAGCTTTCAGGTAAGTTGATCATACAGTTGTTCCATGCGTTAATcacagttatgtggaagcaaaagaTGCATTCGAACACTTTCAAAATGTGGCTTTTGAAAAATGTGTCTGTTGTTTTCAGGTTGCTAATAGGTGGAGCTATGCTTGTTGCAATCCACAAAGCTCGCTACTATCGCACTAATGACTACCTGGCTTTGGGACCGGGACCATTTGTTAAGGCACTGGAGTTTGCTACAGACACGACAGCTCAGATTGTGGGCAAGCCTGAGAAGACTTTTTTTGAGACTGCACTTAAGCAACTCGAGACCCGGCCAGAAGATGCTGTTATGATTGGGGATGTAAGTTTATATGGTTTAACTTActagatttatttattttcacttaTTATGTAGCAGGCAAACTCCTCCTGTTCCCCTGACCAAGGAAATAAGATAAATTTAAAAGTGAATAACTCTTTATATACCATGAACACTGTTAATGGTCATAGCTGTTTTTTGAATGCTTagttcatttcattttttgtgtGTAGAGTCGGCATCCTGTAGGCTACAAATTTTTGGCAGCGTTATGCCTGATCACATGTTGGAGTGTCTCTCCATTCAGTCCCTGAGCCTTATTTTAGTAAGCCAGTTATCAAGCAGCTAAGGAACATAGTCCCCCAGTGAAAAATGTCTGTATAAATGGTTTTTGCAGTCTCGATCATTCTGTGTGTAACTTAGAAGTGCCTTGACAAGCTTTGAGTGATGGGAAAATATTATTCTCTTCTCTTTGGTGTGCTGCGTCAGGTTCGTCTGTTGTGGTGACATTTTAGTGGCTTTGATGTTCTGCTGCAGAGAACCAGGCTGTGAGCATGCTTCCCTGCTGCAGCTACTGCATTTCATTAGGGGTGGAATGCAGATATGCCTGTTTGGTATTGTGACACACCGTAAAGAACTCCGCATGTCCAAAAGAAATTTTGGATTCCTCGTCTGTGGTGTACTTCATAGCATAGTGGCAGCTTTGTCACGTGAACATACATTAATTTAGTGCGTGGGCTGTTGTTTATTCTGTAGTGAAAATTTAATTATGCTAGTTTTTATGTTCATTAAAATTAATTAGCAAAAATTATTGATCACGTCACTACATAACATGTCTATGCAGTAGAGACAGACATGGACAACGTATTTTCAACAGTCATATTACTTGCCCCCTAAAAGGACCTCATAAGTAATTTTTCTTGCAATTATCTTGTGCCAAAACTATGAGAGGAAAGTTCACATAACTGGTATAAAGTTTCGCGAGAATGTGCACATTGTGTGC
Coding sequences within it:
- the LOC144093761 gene encoding haloacid dehalogenase-like hydrolase domain-containing protein 2 isoform X2, whose amino-acid sequence is MNCILKRVSARFSVIVRSYSAMASEKRIKAALIDLSGTLHVEDNIIPGAAGALERLRKAGIKIKFVTNTTKESRRLLHERLVSLGFKISLDEIFSSLTAARAFIEIRKLRPHLMVADAAVEEFQGLDTKQPNAVLVGLAPEKFDYSPMNEAFRLLIGGAMLVAIHKARYYRTNDYLALGPGPFVKALEFATDTTAQIVGKPEKTFFETALKQLETRPEDAVMIGDENTCLAMRTR
- the LOC144093761 gene encoding haloacid dehalogenase-like hydrolase domain-containing protein 2 isoform X1, with amino-acid sequence MNCILKRVSARFSVIVRSYSAMASEKRIKAALIDLSGTLHVEDNIIPGAAGALERLRKAGIKIKFVTNTTKESRRLLHERLVSLGFKISLDEIFSSLTAARAFIEIRKLRPHLMVADAAVEEFQGLDTKQPNAVLVGLAPEKFDYSPMNEAFRLLIGGAMLVAIHKARYYRTNDYLALGPGPFVKALEFATDTTAQIVGKPEKTFFETALKQLETRPEDAVMIGDDVRDDIDGAQQVGMRGILVQTGKYMPGDENKIANRPWAVAASFVEAVDAILGPKRQKK